A DNA window from Drosophila pseudoobscura strain MV-25-SWS-2005 chromosome 2, UCI_Dpse_MV25, whole genome shotgun sequence contains the following coding sequences:
- the LOC6897909 gene encoding uncharacterized protein isoform X2 yields the protein MSGILGWIKPSASSPSKRLSPYLLQISRCISYHAPVLRPRFLLNERARRLKRIGLRATPQAMTMSNSMRVQMYSQKTSNNVFALNGRVNNLRKRVSFSGTQDGPEGNAKQNVIPIGLITPETKDGKDLKIVIVPLDIAGMNAEDLKSTLESINHLRKYANQIEAFSSSMVDDFNEMMQNANTEVQRELKAATAAAEEAEEQALQEQQQQQQPHSSAGDVEFWKSYTIPPSAEDSNIDAIAKDTMAQEGSSAALASTGSILTTSSLPLAAPATKTAKLPKTTQPKVQTQDQAKAHTQAKVQIQSEEQDQPQGQTPVEQTQAPQPLPKTLPVHDPVQAQPQGSSSSSQLMAQPPEPEADAECDLNEVKISVPRTLSDRLNELAISSMELSFEMDMTNVHDAIECKQTGQQVLVPNNPVVSMNTRVELATPGLAEQTVPLRFNALIAGVVNIDVEKLNLESMTEDQVPDFNDDVTSLAANLCSAALENGLCADQSAFHKGDLVDDNNPMELSDKQLSEMTDQELVSLKEQYAVRLSELQSELSAVEQMDPAATVSAIARSLNPQRELPQISPKARAALNRSQTQKHMKPTMQAMAEPEEEFQGPMLRDGCKHGVIKPKKKCKKTCPLGDPCKEDKCKRPKKGSKKARKKKASLGASEIRASGGKSSCGGKKDAKKDPCAKKDGKGDKKKDPCAKFKKGGDKKKDPCGKKDDKKKDPCGKKGGKGDKKKKDPCAKFKSGEKKDPCAKKDDKKKDPCGKKGGKDDKKKKDPCAKFKSGEKKDPCAKKDDKKKDPCGKKGGKDDKKKKDPCAKFKSGEKKDPCAKKDDKKKDPCAKFKKGGDKKKDPCAKKDDKKKDPCGKKDDKKKDPCAKFKKGGDKKKDPCAKKDNKKDPCGKKDDKKKDPCAKFKKGGDKKKDPCAKKGDKKKDPCAKKDDKKKDPCGKKGGKGDGKKKDPCAKFKKGGDKKDPCSKKYSTFASPCRIDGLNDPVCRIGDTCQTAVAASHYSGHAAAPARYLIYSTLVRRHYGGKPTKTQLCGLAAGDVLTWQRGYAKKDGKKEDGGKCAALDQKLPLNRGKDKKARNELRTDCYVDGEECPKNWCTGNCAKVRFPRKKCDKNKKKKSGKKHKSGKEGNKLLSLESVPALALAQRQRWNTRDFTCQAETQLGNDRTGYMIHVPRRYEIEMLEVPLPCPKEYETIIRVGSVALSGSDIHIYENGNEDMKELTLGHEATGFVEEVGSRVQNLQLGDRVVCEATITCGSCDLCKEGRYQMCERLWYKGFLGTHQIHHADLCHRLPDNITMEEGSLIQTLASACAACLKAGILPISNVLIIGSGCTTIAAGLVAKALSAKQVTIATNMEATQHMATREFGLDCVLYGTNGMYSEELEAIYCKARDWPNVVINFAISAQTMNLSIMALKPCGICVLAECASEVASFNTVDLLMKNIKMRPSFRCANMYPIALQLMASRLAPMRKLIGKTYHITKVDAAFQEAQHESNTGIKKIIVNCSKADTGPRTLRRRKV from the exons ATGTCTGGCATTCTTGGCTGGATAAAGCCGTCAGCCAGCAGTCCATCTAAACGCCTGTCGCCGTATCTCCTGCAGATATCCCGATGCATAAGCTACCACGCGCCGGTGTTGCGGCCGCGGTTCCTTCTCAATGAGCGGGCCAGAAGACTCAAGCGTATTGGGCTGCGGGCCACGCCCCAAGCTATGACCATGAGCAACAGCATGCGAGTGCAGATGTACTCGCAGAAGACGAGCAACAATGTGTTTGCCCTGAATGGAAGGGTGAATAATCTGCGGAAGCGTGTCAGCTTCTCTGGGACCCAGGATGGACCGGAGGGAAACGCCAAGCAGAACGTCATACCGATAGGACTGATCACGCCGGAGACCAAGGATGGCAAGGACCTGAAGATAGTTATTGTCCCACTGGATATTGCCGGCATGAATGCCGAAGATCTGAAGAGCACGCTGGAGAGCATCAACCACCTGCGCAAGTATGCCAACCAGATAGAGGCCTTCTCCTCCAGCATGGTGGACGACTTCAATGAGATGATGCAAAACGCAAACACCGAGGTTCAGAGGGAACTCAAagctgccacagcagcggcagaagaggcCGAGGAGCAGGctctgcaggagcagcagcagcagcagcagccgcattcCAGCGCCGGGGATGTGGAATTTTGGAAGTCATACACCATACCCCCGTCTGCGGAGGATAGCAATATCGATGCTATTGCCAAGGACACAATGGCCCAAGAGGGCTCTTCGGCAGCCCTCGCGTCCACAGGTTCGATACTGACAACATCGAGCCTGCCACTTGCCGCACCAGCGACCAAAACAGCGAAACTACCGAAGACCACACAGCCCAAGGTGCAGACCCAGGATCAGGCAAAGGCCCATACGCAGGCCAAGGTGCAGATCCAGAGCGAGGAGCAAGACCAGCCGCAGGGGCAGACGCCGGTGGAGCAAACTCAGGCGCCACAACCCCTGCCTAAGACCCTTCCAGTACATGACCCGGTACAGGCACAGCCccagggcagcagcagcagcagtcagcTGATGGCCCAGCCCCCAGAACCAGAAGCCGACGCCGAATGTGATTTGAACGAGGTGAAGATTTCCGTGCCCAGGACTCTGAGCGATCGCCTGAACGAGCTGGCCATCTCCTCCATGGAGCTGTCCTTCGAGATGGACATGACCAATGTGCACGATGCCATCGAGTGCAAGCAAACGGGTCAGCAAGTGCTGGTGCCCAACAATCCCGTGGTGTCCATGAACACCCGTGTGGAGCTGGCCACGCCTGGCTTGGCCGAGCAAACAGTGCCCCTGCGATTCAATGCGCTAATCGCGGGCGTTGTCAACATCGATGTGGAGAAACTGAATCTCGAGAGCATGACCGAGGATCAGGTGCCGGACTTCAACGACGACGTCACCTCCCTGGCGGCCAATCTGTGCAGCGCCGCGTTGGAGAACGGACTGTGTGCCGATCAGAGTGCCTTCCATAAAGGAGACCTAGTGGACGATAACAACCCTATGGAGCTCAGCGACAAGCAGCTGTCGGAGATGACCGACCAGGAGTTGGTCAGTCTGAAGGAGCAGTATGCCGTCAGGCTCTCGGAGCTGCAGAGCGAGCTGTCCGCCGTCGAGCAGATGGATCCCGCGGCCACTGTGTCCGCCATTGCCAGATCGTTGAATCCGCAGCGGGAGCTGCCCCAGATATCGCCTAAGGCTCGCGCGGCTCTAAATCGCAGCCAAACCCAGAAGCACATGAAGCCGACCATGCAGGCCATGGCGGAGCCCGAGGAGGAGTTCCAGGGTCCAATGCTGCGCGATGGCTGCAAGCATGGCGTCAtcaagcccaagaagaagtGCAAGAAGACCTGTCCCCTGGGCGATCCCTGCAAGGAGGATAAGTGCAAGCGTCCCAAGAAGGGGTCCAAGAAAGCGCGCAAGAAGAAGGCCTCTTTGGGTGCATCCGAGATCCGGGCCAGTGGTGGCAAGTCTTCGTGCGGTGGCAAAAAGGATGCCAAAAAGGATCCCTGTGCGAAAAAGGATGGCAAAGGTGACAAGAAGAAGGACCCTTGTGCCAAGTTCAAGAAGGGCGGCGACAAGAAGAAGGATCCTTGCGGCAAGAAGGACGATAAGAAGAAGGATCCTTGCGGCAAGAAGGGTGGCAAGGGCgataagaagaagaaggatcCCTGCGCCAAGTTCAAATCCGGAGAAAAGAAGGACCCCTGCGCCAAGAAGGACGATAAGAAGAAGGATCCTTGCGGCAAAAAAGGAGGCAAGGACgataagaagaagaaggatcCCTGCGCCAAGTTCAAGTCCGGAGAAAAGAAGGATCCCTGCGCCAAAAAGGACGATAAGAAGAAGGACCCTTGCGGCAAAAAAGGAGGCAAGGACgataagaagaagaaggatcCGTGCGCCAAGTTCAAGTCCGGAGAAAAGAAGGACCCCTGCGCCAAAAAGGACGATAAGAAGAAG GACCCTTGCGCGAAGTTCAAGAAAGGCGGAGATAAGAAAAAGGATCCTTGCGCCAAAAAAGACGATAAGAAGAAGGACCCTTGCGGCAAAAAGGATGATAAGAAGAAGGACCCTTGCGCGAAGTTCAAGAAAGGCGGAGATAAGAAAAAGGATCCCTGCGCCAAAAAGGACAATAAGAAGGACCCTTGCGGCAAAAAGGATGATAAGAAGAAGGATCCTTGCGCAAAGTTCAAGAAGGGCGGAGATAAGAAAAAAGATCCGTGCGCCAAAAAAGGCGATAAGAAGAAGGATCCCTGCGCCAAAAAGGACGATAAGAAGAAGGACCCTTGCGGCAAAAAAGGTGGCAAGGGAGACGGCAAGAAGAAGGATCCCTGCGCCAAGTTCAAGAAGGGCGGCGATAAGAAGGATCCCTGCTCGAAGAAGTACTCCACGTTCGCCAGTCCATGCCGCATCGACGGCCTGAACGATCCCGTGTGCCGGATCGGCGACACGTGTCAGACAGCAGTGGCTGCGTCCCACTATTCGGGCCACGCGGCAGCTCCCGCCCGCTACTTGATCTACTCGACGCTCGTGCGCCGTCACTATGGGGGCAAGCCGACGAAGACCCAGCTCTGCGGCCTGGCAGCCGGCGACGTGCTCACCTGGCAGCGTGGCTATGCGAAGAAGGACGGCAAGAAGGAGGATGGCGGCAAGTGCGCTGCCCTGGACCAAAAACTTCCCCTGAATCGTGGCAAGGACAAGAAGGCGCGCAACGAGCTGCGCACCGACTGCTACGTCGACGGCGAGGAATGCCCCAAGAACTGGTGCACCGGAAACTGCGCCAAAGTCCGGTTTCCCCGCAAGAAATGCGACAAgaataagaagaagaagagcggCAAGAAGCACAAGTCCGGCAAAG AAGGAAATAAGTTGCTATCCCTGGAGTCAGTCcctgccctggccctggcccagaGGCAGCGGTGGAACACAAGGGACTTCACTTGCCAGGCCGAGACTCAGCTCGGTAACGATCGAACCGGATATATGATCCATGTTCCAAGGCGCTATGAGATCGAGATGTTGGAAGTACCATTGCCCTGTCCCAAGGAGTATG AGACCATCATTCGAGTTGGTTCGGTTGCCCTCAGCGGTTCCGATATACACATCTATGAGAACGGTAATGAGGACATGAAGGAATTGACGCTGGGGCACGAGGCCACGGGATTTGTGGAGGAGGTGGGCTCTCGTGTCCAGAATCTACAGCTGGGCGATCGTGTGGTTTGTGAGGCGACCATTACCTGCGGCTCCTGTGACCTCTGCAAGGAGGGACGATACCAAATGTGTGAGCGCCTGTGGTACAAGGGCTTCCTGGGCACCCATCAGATCCACCATGCTGATCTCTGCCACCGACTGCCCGACAACATCACCATGGAGGAGGGCAGTCTCATCCAGACGCTTGCCTCGGCCTGTGCCGCCTGCCTGAAGGCTGGAATATTGCCCATCAGCAATGTGCTCATCATTGGATCGGGGTGCACGACAATAGCGGCGGGACTGGTGGCCAAAGCCCTCAGTGCCAAGCAGGTGACGATCGCCACCAACATGGAAGCGACACAGCATATGGCCACACGCGAATTTGGCCTCGATTGCGTGCTGTACGGCACGAATGGAATGTACAgcgaggagctggaggccatCTACTGCAAGGCCAGGGATTGGCCCAATGTGGTCATCAACTTTGCCATCTCCGCCCAGACCATGAACCTCTCCATAATGGCCCTCAAGCCCTGCGGTATTTGTGTGCTGGCCGAATGTGCTTCGGAGGTGGCCAGCTTCAATACCGTCGATCTACTCATGAAGAACATCAAAATGAGGCCCAGCTTTCGATGCGCCAATAT GTACCCCATAGCCTTGCAGCTGATGGCATCGAGACTGGCGCCAATGCGCAAATTAATTGGAAAAACATATCACATTACCAAAGTGGACGCAGCCTTCCAGGAAGCCCAGCACGAGTCGAACACGGGCATTAAGAAAATTATAGTCAATTGCTCGAAGGCCGATACCGGCCCAAGGACATTGAGAAGACGAAAAGTATAA
- the LOC6897909 gene encoding uncharacterized protein isoform X5, which translates to MSGILGWIKPSASSPSKRLSPYLLQISRCISYHAPVLRPRFLLNERARRLKRIGLRATPQAMTMSNSMRVQMYSQKTSNNVFALNGRVNNLRKRVSFSGTQDGPEGNAKQNVIPIGLITPETKDGKDLKIVIVPLDIAGMNAEDLKSTLESINHLRKYANQIEAFSSSMVDDFNEMMQNANTEVQRELKAATAAAEEAEEQALQEQQQQQQPHSSAGDVEFWKSYTIPPSAEDSNIDAIAKDTMAQEGSSAALASTGSILTTSSLPLAAPATKTAKLPKTTQPKVQTQDQAKAHTQAKVQIQSEEQDQPQGQTPVEQTQAPQPLPKTLPVHDPVQAQPQGSSSSSQLMAQPPEPEADAECDLNEVKISVPRTLSDRLNELAISSMELSFEMDMTNVHDAIECKQTGQQVLVPNNPVVSMNTRVELATPGLAEQTVPLRFNALIAGVVNIDVEKLNLESMTEDQVPDFNDDVTSLAANLCSAALENGLCADQSAFHKGDLVDDNNPMELSDKQLSEMTDQELVSLKEQYAVRLSELQSELSAVEQMDPAATVSAIARSLNPQRELPQISPKARAALNRSQTQKHMKPTMQAMAEPEEEFQGPMLRDGCKHGVIKPKKKCKKTCPLGDPCKEDKCKRPKKGSKKARKKKASLGASEIRASGGKSSCGGKKDAKKDPCAKKDGKGDKKKDPCAKFKKGGDKKKDPCGKKDDKKKDPCGKKGGKGDKKKKDPCAKFKSGEKKDPCAKKDDKKKDPCGKKGGKDDKKKKDPCAKFKSGEKKDPCAKKDDKKKDPCGKKGGKDDKKKKDPCAKFKSGEKKDPCAKKDDKKKDPCAKFKKGGDKKKDPCAKKDDKKKDPCGKKGGKGDGKKKDPCAKFKKGGDKKDPCSKKYSTFASPCRIDGLNDPVCRIGDTCQTAVAASHYSGHAAAPARYLIYSTLVRRHYGGKPTKTQLCGLAAGDVLTWQRGYAKKDGKKEDGGKCAALDQKLPLNRGKDKKARNELRTDCYVDGEECPKNWCTGNCAKVRFPRKKCDKNKKKKSGKKHKSGKEGNKLLSLESVPALALAQRQRWNTRDFTCQAETQLGNDRTGYMIHVPRRYEIEMLEVPLPCPKEYETIIRVGSVALSGSDIHIYENGNEDMKELTLGHEATGFVEEVGSRVQNLQLGDRVVCEATITCGSCDLCKEGRYQMCERLWYKGFLGTHQIHHADLCHRLPDNITMEEGSLIQTLASACAACLKAGILPISNVLIIGSGCTTIAAGLVAKALSAKQVTIATNMEATQHMATREFGLDCVLYGTNGMYSEELEAIYCKARDWPNVVINFAISAQTMNLSIMALKPCGICVLAECASEVASFNTVDLLMKNIKMRPSFRCANMYPIALQLMASRLAPMRKLIGKTYHITKVDAAFQEAQHESNTGIKKIIVNCSKADTGPRTLRRRKV; encoded by the exons ATGTCTGGCATTCTTGGCTGGATAAAGCCGTCAGCCAGCAGTCCATCTAAACGCCTGTCGCCGTATCTCCTGCAGATATCCCGATGCATAAGCTACCACGCGCCGGTGTTGCGGCCGCGGTTCCTTCTCAATGAGCGGGCCAGAAGACTCAAGCGTATTGGGCTGCGGGCCACGCCCCAAGCTATGACCATGAGCAACAGCATGCGAGTGCAGATGTACTCGCAGAAGACGAGCAACAATGTGTTTGCCCTGAATGGAAGGGTGAATAATCTGCGGAAGCGTGTCAGCTTCTCTGGGACCCAGGATGGACCGGAGGGAAACGCCAAGCAGAACGTCATACCGATAGGACTGATCACGCCGGAGACCAAGGATGGCAAGGACCTGAAGATAGTTATTGTCCCACTGGATATTGCCGGCATGAATGCCGAAGATCTGAAGAGCACGCTGGAGAGCATCAACCACCTGCGCAAGTATGCCAACCAGATAGAGGCCTTCTCCTCCAGCATGGTGGACGACTTCAATGAGATGATGCAAAACGCAAACACCGAGGTTCAGAGGGAACTCAAagctgccacagcagcggcagaagaggcCGAGGAGCAGGctctgcaggagcagcagcagcagcagcagccgcattcCAGCGCCGGGGATGTGGAATTTTGGAAGTCATACACCATACCCCCGTCTGCGGAGGATAGCAATATCGATGCTATTGCCAAGGACACAATGGCCCAAGAGGGCTCTTCGGCAGCCCTCGCGTCCACAGGTTCGATACTGACAACATCGAGCCTGCCACTTGCCGCACCAGCGACCAAAACAGCGAAACTACCGAAGACCACACAGCCCAAGGTGCAGACCCAGGATCAGGCAAAGGCCCATACGCAGGCCAAGGTGCAGATCCAGAGCGAGGAGCAAGACCAGCCGCAGGGGCAGACGCCGGTGGAGCAAACTCAGGCGCCACAACCCCTGCCTAAGACCCTTCCAGTACATGACCCGGTACAGGCACAGCCccagggcagcagcagcagcagtcagcTGATGGCCCAGCCCCCAGAACCAGAAGCCGACGCCGAATGTGATTTGAACGAGGTGAAGATTTCCGTGCCCAGGACTCTGAGCGATCGCCTGAACGAGCTGGCCATCTCCTCCATGGAGCTGTCCTTCGAGATGGACATGACCAATGTGCACGATGCCATCGAGTGCAAGCAAACGGGTCAGCAAGTGCTGGTGCCCAACAATCCCGTGGTGTCCATGAACACCCGTGTGGAGCTGGCCACGCCTGGCTTGGCCGAGCAAACAGTGCCCCTGCGATTCAATGCGCTAATCGCGGGCGTTGTCAACATCGATGTGGAGAAACTGAATCTCGAGAGCATGACCGAGGATCAGGTGCCGGACTTCAACGACGACGTCACCTCCCTGGCGGCCAATCTGTGCAGCGCCGCGTTGGAGAACGGACTGTGTGCCGATCAGAGTGCCTTCCATAAAGGAGACCTAGTGGACGATAACAACCCTATGGAGCTCAGCGACAAGCAGCTGTCGGAGATGACCGACCAGGAGTTGGTCAGTCTGAAGGAGCAGTATGCCGTCAGGCTCTCGGAGCTGCAGAGCGAGCTGTCCGCCGTCGAGCAGATGGATCCCGCGGCCACTGTGTCCGCCATTGCCAGATCGTTGAATCCGCAGCGGGAGCTGCCCCAGATATCGCCTAAGGCTCGCGCGGCTCTAAATCGCAGCCAAACCCAGAAGCACATGAAGCCGACCATGCAGGCCATGGCGGAGCCCGAGGAGGAGTTCCAGGGTCCAATGCTGCGCGATGGCTGCAAGCATGGCGTCAtcaagcccaagaagaagtGCAAGAAGACCTGTCCCCTGGGCGATCCCTGCAAGGAGGATAAGTGCAAGCGTCCCAAGAAGGGGTCCAAGAAAGCGCGCAAGAAGAAGGCCTCTTTGGGTGCATCCGAGATCCGGGCCAGTGGTGGCAAGTCTTCGTGCGGTGGCAAAAAGGATGCCAAAAAGGATCCCTGTGCGAAAAAGGATGGCAAAGGTGACAAGAAGAAGGACCCTTGTGCCAAGTTCAAGAAGGGCGGCGACAAGAAGAAGGATCCTTGCGGCAAGAAGGACGATAAGAAGAAGGATCCTTGCGGCAAGAAGGGTGGCAAGGGCgataagaagaagaaggatcCCTGCGCCAAGTTCAAATCCGGAGAAAAGAAGGACCCCTGCGCCAAGAAGGACGATAAGAAGAAGGATCCTTGCGGCAAAAAAGGAGGCAAGGACgataagaagaagaaggatcCCTGCGCCAAGTTCAAGTCCGGAGAAAAGAAGGATCCCTGCGCCAAAAAGGACGATAAGAAGAAGGACCCTTGCGGCAAAAAAGGAGGCAAGGACgataagaagaagaaggatcCGTGCGCCAAGTTCAAGTCCGGAGAAAAGAAGGACCCCTGCGCCAAAAAGGACGATAAGAAGAAG GACCCTTGCGCGAAGTTCAAGAAAGGCGGAGATAAGAAAAAG GATCCCTGCGCCAAAAAGGACGATAAGAAGAAGGACCCTTGCGGCAAAAAAGGTGGCAAGGGAGACGGCAAGAAGAAGGATCCCTGCGCCAAGTTCAAGAAGGGCGGCGATAAGAAGGATCCCTGCTCGAAGAAGTACTCCACGTTCGCCAGTCCATGCCGCATCGACGGCCTGAACGATCCCGTGTGCCGGATCGGCGACACGTGTCAGACAGCAGTGGCTGCGTCCCACTATTCGGGCCACGCGGCAGCTCCCGCCCGCTACTTGATCTACTCGACGCTCGTGCGCCGTCACTATGGGGGCAAGCCGACGAAGACCCAGCTCTGCGGCCTGGCAGCCGGCGACGTGCTCACCTGGCAGCGTGGCTATGCGAAGAAGGACGGCAAGAAGGAGGATGGCGGCAAGTGCGCTGCCCTGGACCAAAAACTTCCCCTGAATCGTGGCAAGGACAAGAAGGCGCGCAACGAGCTGCGCACCGACTGCTACGTCGACGGCGAGGAATGCCCCAAGAACTGGTGCACCGGAAACTGCGCCAAAGTCCGGTTTCCCCGCAAGAAATGCGACAAgaataagaagaagaagagcggCAAGAAGCACAAGTCCGGCAAAG AAGGAAATAAGTTGCTATCCCTGGAGTCAGTCcctgccctggccctggcccagaGGCAGCGGTGGAACACAAGGGACTTCACTTGCCAGGCCGAGACTCAGCTCGGTAACGATCGAACCGGATATATGATCCATGTTCCAAGGCGCTATGAGATCGAGATGTTGGAAGTACCATTGCCCTGTCCCAAGGAGTATG AGACCATCATTCGAGTTGGTTCGGTTGCCCTCAGCGGTTCCGATATACACATCTATGAGAACGGTAATGAGGACATGAAGGAATTGACGCTGGGGCACGAGGCCACGGGATTTGTGGAGGAGGTGGGCTCTCGTGTCCAGAATCTACAGCTGGGCGATCGTGTGGTTTGTGAGGCGACCATTACCTGCGGCTCCTGTGACCTCTGCAAGGAGGGACGATACCAAATGTGTGAGCGCCTGTGGTACAAGGGCTTCCTGGGCACCCATCAGATCCACCATGCTGATCTCTGCCACCGACTGCCCGACAACATCACCATGGAGGAGGGCAGTCTCATCCAGACGCTTGCCTCGGCCTGTGCCGCCTGCCTGAAGGCTGGAATATTGCCCATCAGCAATGTGCTCATCATTGGATCGGGGTGCACGACAATAGCGGCGGGACTGGTGGCCAAAGCCCTCAGTGCCAAGCAGGTGACGATCGCCACCAACATGGAAGCGACACAGCATATGGCCACACGCGAATTTGGCCTCGATTGCGTGCTGTACGGCACGAATGGAATGTACAgcgaggagctggaggccatCTACTGCAAGGCCAGGGATTGGCCCAATGTGGTCATCAACTTTGCCATCTCCGCCCAGACCATGAACCTCTCCATAATGGCCCTCAAGCCCTGCGGTATTTGTGTGCTGGCCGAATGTGCTTCGGAGGTGGCCAGCTTCAATACCGTCGATCTACTCATGAAGAACATCAAAATGAGGCCCAGCTTTCGATGCGCCAATAT GTACCCCATAGCCTTGCAGCTGATGGCATCGAGACTGGCGCCAATGCGCAAATTAATTGGAAAAACATATCACATTACCAAAGTGGACGCAGCCTTCCAGGAAGCCCAGCACGAGTCGAACACGGGCATTAAGAAAATTATAGTCAATTGCTCGAAGGCCGATACCGGCCCAAGGACATTGAGAAGACGAAAAGTATAA